The genomic stretch ATTCACAGTGGTTGTGAAAGGCCTCTAAGAGGGGGCCTGAATTACCTGGGAAGAACATTTTAGACACTGGGaacagcagatgcagagaccctggGGTAGACTGGTATCTGAAGCGTTGAGGGCAGAGGATGGGCTAGGCATGGTGCCACTACTGGACCTTCACCTTGACTGAGTTGGAAACCATAGCCTGTCTTCCCTGATTCTGTCTCTCCTGATTCCCATCCTTTCTCTACTCTTTATCCTCAGGCCCCgtggagaactgactccccaaagacCCAGCCCCTTTGCGCCCCAAGAAGAGGGTTTGCGAGCAGAGTCTTGTGTGGACGATGCAGCCATTGCCCCTGACACTGACACAGCCTCTGGGGAGGCACCTGACGCtgggccctcctcctcctccaccatgtgCCAAACAGGAGGCCCCGGCCCTCCACCCAGTCCCCCAGATGGGTCCCCTGATCCCCCTGACCCCCTTGGAGCCACATGAGGCAGGAAGCCCCATCGCTGGATAGCCACACTTCCTGGAACTGAACTGAACTCTTTTGGGCCTGGAGCCCCTGGCACAGCAGAGGTCCCTCCTGATCCACTCCTGGCCTCATGAGGGCCACTGGCTTCAGGAACTTGGGTCCCCATCTTGcgtctcccctcacccccagccaGGCCCCTGGAGGGGCCTCTGGTTCAAACCTTCGCGTGACATTTtcacattatttaaaaaagacaaaaaccaactTTTTGGAGGAAACTGGggcctgtgtgtgtttggggaattgggagggggggggctcTAGTAGACACTGAATGGCGGTCACTGTCCTCTCCCCGTAGCCCCAAGGCAAAACGCCCATGCAGCAGTGGGGcttgcctgcctctcccctactCTGGGTCTGTTCCTTATAGCCCCTGACATTGGTGGCTGCTTCAGGTTACCCTTCCATGTTCCACGAGGAGTCCAAGCAGTTGTGGTGGTGACCATGTTTCTGCTGTCCCAGGGCAGGTGGTGGTGGAAAAGTGCTCAGAGCTGGTCTGCTGAAGCTCAGCTGTCATCTGCTAGGCACTGCCTGGCCTACCTGCCTGCATCAGCCTGTTTCAGCTCACATCTCCTGAAGAAGCACGCAAatacggcacacacacacagaggcacgcaaatatggcacacacatacaggcatgcaAATACTGTACACTGGACAGTTCTTTGCCTGGACAGGCACACAactactgtacacacacacatgcacccctctctctgaccctggacagttgtacacacacacacacccctctctggCTTGGACagcggtacacacacacatacacacacacctctctctggCATGGACAGCTGTTCTCTGCCTGCCTAAGTGTGCAGTGGCCTCTGACTCTGCTGctggctccttcctgtctctcttctcccatGTGTCTCCCTGTGCTTCTCTGCCTCAGTTACATGCTGGGTTTTatccctgtcccctccctcttctcctgtgGATACCTGTTCCTTAGTTTCTCTCTGGCTAGGCTTTTGATCCCACGCTTGGggaaccatattttttttttcctccgaGACGATGTTTCTCTGTACctgtgtagcctgtcctggaactagctctgtagaccaggctggccttgaactctcacagagatcatcctgcctctgcctcctgagtgctgggactaaacgtgtgtgccaccatggcctggcaggAGAACCAGATTTATTGGTACATGAGGAGAGTGAATTTGCATGGTGGAAGAAGTCAGAGCAAGGGGTGGATTTGAGCAGGATGTATACTCTGGGTTATGACCTAAAGTGACAGGACAGGGGTCACACTCTCTCCACCAGAGGATCAGTGCCTAGCAAATAGTGACTGACACAACCTAGAGGCATGACAGCCCAAGTTGGAGAGGGAATCATGGTAGTAGGCCTTGAGGTCCTAGTTCAAATAATGAGGGTTACAGCCCTCAGGCCAACTCTGAGAACGGGCTAAGGCTAGGATTTTTCTTATATCtattttgctctgtgtgtgtgtgtgtgtgtgtgtgtgtgtgtgtgtgtgtgtatgcatgtgtgtagatagagaggagagaagagggagggaaggaaggagaggaagagatttACTGactctgtggccctggctgtcctggaacttactctgtagaccaggctggcttccaacccagagatcagcctgcttttgcctctgagtgcagagattaaaggcacaAAACTACTGTCTGGTCAAGGCCAGGATTTTTAGGTCTGAGGGAAAAGGGCTATGGGCGGAACTGGTGGGTGAGGGAGGACGGCGAGGACCTTCAAGCCTCAGTGAGtgaagaggatcagaagtcctGGTGTTGAGAGGCAGCTGATCCAGGCCTGAGAGGCTAAGGTCCTACCTAGGTCCAGGGAGCAGGGTTTGAGTCCTCATTCTCTTGTCTGAGGGAGGAACCTGGGATGAGGATCCCGGCAACTGAAAAAGGCTGGGGCTCACCCTACAGACTCTCCAGCCACAGAAACTCACCGCTTCAGTTTTGGAGGCTAGAAGACACAGACCAATAACACCAGTATTTGGGAAAATCTCTTCTGTGGTGTTGCCAGCCTGGCCTCAGGTAACCATTGGCACTCTTTGGTTATGTACCCTACTCTGCATTTTTTCCACATGGCACCCTCTGTGGCCTTCTGCCTAAACACCCACTCTGGTGGGACTTTTTATGTGTGCGGACTTTTTATATGTGGCAGGCATTGGGGGAGGCATGGTCTCATATAACGCAGTCTGGCTTTCAACACCTTCTTTTTGCCTTAACCTGCCTCTGAGGACACCCACCCCCCATGCTTGGTCTGAAGGACAGTTTCAAGCATCTTGCGGACTTGAATGTTCTACACATCCTTGAGGCTTTGCAGCTTAGTTTGGCCAACATTTCCTTTAGCTCCTGTCAGGCAGCAACTGCCAATCATCAGAACTCTGGGCTCATGGTGGTAGCTTCTCAATACCCTCTTCTGCTCCAGTCCCTGGACCACCAAGGACTAGACATCTCTTTCCACTCTCTCAGATCATCCTGACCACTCCAAACTAAACACACTACACTCCTGTCTCACATGGTAGCTTCCCAGTCAGGCCTGCATAATGTTCTTGCCCCACACAGCCACACCAGCACACGCCAGTCACGTTTGCTAGGCACTGACCCTGTGGTAGGGACCCTACTGCTACTGTTTTCCTATGCCCCATGTCCTTGTCATCTTAATTTGTGAGAGTACACCATCCAGCTCAAACCCACCCCTTTCCAAACTCTACCAGTCTGTGCTACGCAAATCTGGTCCCAAGGTGTAATTGACAGGGTCACTCACGGATGGGAAACTGGGACCCATATCCCACGCAGTGCCTCTCTTCTGCCAGTCACCATTCCCTGAcaagtcctgggttcaacccATGGAGGCAGACACCATGGGTGAAAGGGTGGCTAAGAACCTCTGGAACAAGAGTCATTGCTCAGTGCTTTCCTGGCCCTTTGGGTGATGCTGTAAATCCCATTTTATTTGGGACTCTCATTTCACACCAGCTCCTGGGGAAGAAGTAGTTCATGCCTCCTTGCCAAGGTCTAGGTAAACTCCGGAAAACCTTCCATACCAAGGAGACAGGACTCTGTCTACTGACATACAGCCTGAGCCAGAGTTCATCTAGACTGTAATCTGGACACTCGTACTTTACCTGGACCAGTGCTGCTGGGGTGGACACCCAAAGGTGCCTGTAGCCAAGGGAAGGCAAGACACAGAAACCCCCAACAGAGGTTTGCAGATCCAATACATACCTTCTAGAATCTCAATTCCCAGAAGGCTACAGGGTAGCATCTTTCTTTCCCCGTTAGGCCGGCATGGTAAAGCATGCTGGGAAGTAGTGGTTCCTCTAGAAATACTTCAGGTCTGGCTTGGTAGCTAGCAGTCTATGCCAGCAttaggaggatgaggcaggattCAGTTTAAGCTCATCATGggccaggaaaacacaaacaagcagcttcttgGTTCCGAAGGCGGGCAGTAGGCACTGGGCCTTTGATCTCACAGAGGGCAGGACCAGTTGGGGACTCAGCATTCCTGCTTCCACTAAGACTCCTCCCATGGGTCAGGACACATGTGCCTAGGCCTTCTGACAAAACAACTACCTCTACAGGAGGCCGACTCTGCCACCTCCAAGGCCATGCCATGCCCCTCATGGTACCACCGTGCCCTCTCCAGTCCACACTGGAGCCCTCAATGGACAGCACAACCAGTTCCTAGTGTCCAACACAGGGTCTTCCCTGGCCTTCTTTCCTCCTGATCCAGGCCTTTGTTGTTCTAGTGCTAGTCTCCCAATGATCACAGGCCCCACAAGAACATGGTGGTCTGGCCCATGGGCAGAGCACATTCCAAGAGTATGCTATACCTGATACCATCCCTAGACACTATATCCTTCCTTCACTCAGCAGCTGAAGGGGCAGAGGGACTTGTCTGGGAAGCACCTGCCCTTCACCCTGTATCTTCTAGGGTCCTGGCTAATAGCAAGAAGATGGGTTCTCAGTTCTCCCAAACCCAAGAAATGAGGGCATCGGCAGGCGCAAGGGGttaaataattaataagattACCAACATGTTAATTACAAATAAGGAGCCAGGAGCTAGAGGCGGTGATTTTCCAAATGGGGAACCAGGATCCACAGCCCCAGGGCCCAGGGGTCCTGCCACCCAGGCGGGgcagctccaaaataaataatggaGTTGGGGACAGGGGTCAGGGTTGTTCCTGCTTCTTTTTCACAGAAATCCGCTTCTTTCTTGCTGCCAGCATCTCATAAAAGGGGTCCACGCTTACAGCAGCCCTGCAAAAAGGGGTCTGATGAGGACCAAGGGCCTGAGCCCAGGCCCAGCCCTCCCAATTCAGATCGCAGTCCCATGAGGCTCACTGGATGGACTTGATCCACTCGTCTTTCTCCTCCTGTGTGGGTGCAGAGATTCGATATACCATGTGGTTTCCCTCTACTACCCGACCATCAGCCTCAGTTTTGCAGGCTTTGATGAGCTGGCCTTTATTGTTGGGGATGTAAAGCTCAAAGCAGTTCTAGGACAGAGGAGGGGACAGGTCAGAAAAGCCCTGGCCCAGGACAGGGAGGTGTAGGTTTAAGAGCGCCTCATGAATCTTACCGGCTTCCGAGGATCATCCACCTCCCGGATGCTCAGGTTCTCTAGGGGGATAATCCCTCGGGGCTCCTTGTCCTAGGTGGCAAAGTCAGAGTTCAGGTTCCATGGGTCCCCCCACTGCCTCCCTCAGAGTGAGGGCTGAGTGCCCTGCCCCCCAGAATCTTGGCTCATCTGCAAGCTCCACCCTCACCGTAGTGTACTCAAAGTAGTAGAGGCAGTTGTCTGTAAGGATGAACCAGCGCCGCTTCCAAGTCTTCACCCGGCCCCCTGcaagggaaggggtgggaggggcCGGGCTCAGCGGGGAAccgctgggggtggggcagagtggGGAAAGGTAGGGCTCTTAGGTCTAGGACAGAGGCAGTGAGGGAAAAGACAGGCAGGCAAGGACAGGCTGCTGGGGCCCCAGGAGTGGCACCCCTGCTTGGGCCACAGGTTCTGGCTATTCTATTGGCACAGGCCCAAGCCCCTCCCCCGGGCCAAAGCCAGGGTagtccctccctctctgtttgGGGGCGGGCAAGGACACCAGGTACCTACCTCCTGGGGCAGACAGCAAGAAAGCAGGCAGGACCAGGtgtggaagggaaggcagagggatgGGATGCCCCCAAGAATCGCAGCGACAGAAATAGGGGGTCAGGGAAGGGATGCACAGGGGCCAGAGCCACAGCAAGAGAAcaggcagaggggagggggagagaggaagaaaaccagTTACATCCACATGGGGAGGAGCCAAAGCTTCCCCTTGCCCACCATGCTCCTGGCCTGGCTTCAACCTTTCCCAGGGGGTCCTCAGCCTGCTAGAATGGTCCTAGAAAACACATTCCCTGAGACTCTCTACCCTGACCAAAGGGTTGGGGTGGTCTTAGCTGTGTGATCTTAGGAAATCCCTGGGCCTTTCTGATTCCAGCCTGGAgacccacccacacacatcttGTCTGCAACGAGATGGCCTACTGTGGCCTGTGGATGAACAGTGCTTCTGTCAGCCATGATGGTTAGTAAGTGGCGGAGGCACCTCTGCACCTCAGTTTCTTCACGTGAAAAACGAGAGGGCACTACTGGCAGAGCTCAGAGCCCCAACTTGAGGGAAACTGCCTTCTTGCTCATtccctctaaggctcagggagacCACAGTGTGCTGAGGAGGCTGATCATCAGTGACCCTACTGACCTCCTTGCACCCTACAAAGGGGCCAGGGTCAGGGTGATGCCAGGGTGTGCACTGGCTGTGAAGATGCAATGCCTTGCTCTAAGTGCCCAATTCAATGCAGGACTTCAGACCTGGACGGTGCCAACTCACTGCTCGCCAGAGCCCAAGGAAAGTGAGGCCTGACTCTAACCGCGCCCTCACTCTGCAGGGAGTGCCCAACTGTCCTACTATGGCCCTCACACTGTCTCTGAGGAGTGACCATGTAAGCCTTTCCTCTATCCCTCCAGTTCAGGCCCAAGAGACAGCTAGCTGCACTACAAGTAAGTATTTGGGGAGCTGTAATGGTAACTAATGGCTGACCTGTACCCAGATCCTGCCTGCAGGAGCCTAGGGTCCTCAGGGTTCACACAGTACCCACTGAGTGTTGAGAACAACTCTCTGGCCACGGCTGGCTGAGCAGCTGGTTTAAGGCATGGTGCCACAGGACACATCCTCTGCCTCACGACCACCATTGCGCTGCTCCCTCCCCAGCCGGGCCAGAGGGCCCAGTCATCCTGGCTCTCCTAGGGATGACTGATGCTCAGCTGGCTGACAATGAGCCCTGGTCTAGGGCAGACAATCTACTcaacatgtgacctgccctgGGGAGCTAACAGCCCGGTCCATCAAGCTCTGGCATATGAGCATGTGGGGGCCAGGAGCACTTTATACAGGCTGGGCAAATATACAGCCTGCTCTTGCTCTCAGCCCTATTTACAGGTGTGGAAACTTGATGCTCCCAGAGGTGCAAAAACAGGGTGCTCAGTCCTGATCCAAGCCACCAGGGCTCCCTGCAGGGTTGCCAGCAGGCTCAGGGAGGGACGTACCCAGCTTTAGGAGCCAGCCCTCACGGTCTGGGTTGAAGAAGGTGTGCGTGAGATCATTCCCATCATCCTCAGGGATCTTGAAGGGTTCATTTCGGATGCTGTCGTAGAGGTTCTGAGGGGCAAAGAACAGGTCAGAAACTCCAGGCACTGAGACGTCACAAGGGACAGAGAAATCATCAATGGGAGAAAAGCATCAAAGTGTGTAGAAAGGGAAACAGAGATGGGAAGAGTGAAGAAAAAAGATGAAGGGATAATGGTGGGAAAGTCTGTTGAGTTCTCAGAGatgacagaagacagaaaataaccAAGGGCCAGACCAGAAAACTGGGAGCAGAAGAGACACATGCGAGGGTCATGGGCACACCACTGTGAGCAGCCAGAGCAGCTCAAGCACCAGCAGACCCTGGAGCATAGGGTGGTGAGGCTGCAAGATGGGTGGAGCTGGGAACAGTACTGACCCTGAGCAGATCCTCAGGCAGATCTCCACCCTCATTGATGCCCCGGTTCATGGCCACAAAGCGCTCCAGGCCTGGCTTGTCCCTTACATTGGGGTTGTGAAGGCTGGTGTTCAGCATGATCACAGCAAAGGACAACACATAGCAGGTGTCTGCAACAACAGAGTAAGGTAGCTGGTGATGACCCAGGACCTTCCCAAAACCTTTGTCCTGTCCCCTCAAAGTCTGGGAATCTAGATCCTGGCCTCTTCCTTCAAACCCAGTCCAGATTCCAGCACTCCTCCCTCAGACTACAGGTCTATGCCCTGCCCTCTGGTCCTACCTGTAGACTGGAAGACCCCAGGGTTACACAGGCAGTATCGCTGGGCAAAGGCCTCCATCATCCGGTCAATTTTCTGAGCCTCTCCAGGGAGGCGAAAGCTCCACAGGAATTGCCTGGTTAGGGGAGGGCGGGGCAGGCACAGGTTTCAGGGCTGGAAAACACTCTACTTCTTAGTCCCTGTTAGAAGTGGACAGATCATTATCCAAACCCTGCccagtgtggtgatgcacacctttaatcccagcacccagtagggtgaggcagatggacctctgtaaattcagggccagcctggtctacatacagttCTAGGTTaatcagggttacacagtgaaatgCTGTTTCAACTCCAACCCCAAAACAATTAGTCGGAACCAAATTTCTCACCCCAGCTGTTTGAGTTTGTAATCTGATCAGAGCAGCAGGTTCTGGCCGTGAGCTCTGGAGGGTCTACAGAGGACAGTCTTCTCCACCCCCAAGTCTACTAACTGGACTGTGCTTTTGCTGCCAGGTAGGAGGCTCCACTGAGCACACCGAGAGAAAGGTGTGCTGAAGGAGGCCCCACCTGGACTTGTCTTATTAGAGACAATCATTTCCAGAGTGCTGCTTGTCTCTGTTGGAGTGGTTTGTCCCTCACAACTGAGAAAGCCCTGGCAGGTGCATCTCTGCCCCATTCTCACCGCAGGGCCTGCACCAGATTGAGGTCGGTGAACTCATGCAAATCCACAAAAGCATGGAGCACAGACAGGTTTAGCTCTtccctggaaggagagagagtcCCATCAGGAGATGCACCAGGAACTATAGTAGTCTCATATCTCGTTTACTGTGCCGCCCTCACGGCAGCTGGACCTCTCACTCGGCTCCATCCACAGGCTGGGTCCTGAGTAGGACACCTTGTTCTTGCAGCTTGTCTATCTTAGAGCACACAGACTACCCGATGGCATCTCTGTTCTCCTGTTCCCCGATGCGTTTATCTCAAGAACTGACCTTTACCTAAGAATTCACAGCCCGTTCCTAGTTCCTATGCACTCCCACGTCCACAGGTCGTCTCCATCACACACCTCAGCTCTGACCCATGATCAAAACTTCAGGACGACACTCAGATGCTAGCTTGTGTGTACGTGGTAAAGTGACTGTCACTCAGCCATCAACAGTGCCCCCAGATACAAGCAGAGCCCTTACTCGCGGGATGACCACAGGTACCCCTCCTActgtctccagctcccccacTGCATCATGACTCAGGTGGAAGCCCCAAGCCTGCTCCCTACACGAGCCACTAACGAGGCTGGGGTACCACGCACGTGGGAGCTTACCTTTCCCCCAGGTAATCCCCGATGGCCGTCTTGTTCAGCCCCTCGCCCTTGTACAGGAAGCGGGCAATTTCCTCAGGTGTGTTCTGCAGAAGTTCGTGCTCCACCAAGAATTGAATCCCCTGGAGGGAGGGGGCCAGATTTGTGCCGAGGCAGAGGGTGCTGCGCCCCATAAACTTCAACACCCAAGTCTCTCCACCATAACAGAGTATGTCAGCTTCACACTCAGTTTCTTACAGCTCCCCTGAATCATCCCTAACCCATGCCCCCAGCCTCTGCTTAACTGATTCCAGCACGTACAAATGTGTCTGGCAAAGAACAGGTCTGAAGAATTAAATACGTTACCCACTACAATGAAAAGTGAGCGCAGACACCTGTCCATCAAGCTGTAAACATGCACCCCCTCCATTACTGCCATATCTCACCCTGAACTGTACACTTGGAGCTAGGGGGAATCCCCGAGAGTATGACAGGGCCTTAGGATTCCTAGCACAGCCAGGCTCCCAAGGGGCCTCAGTACACGGACATTCATGGAACAGATGGTCAGAGATCAGGACTCTGTTGCCTAGAGGAAACCTATTATCTTAACACTTCTAGAACCTAGGATGTCAAAACCAGGCCTAAATTTCTGCTCAGCTAACCTTCTTGGGGTCCATGTTGAATTTCTTCCTGCCCATTGCCATCTTCCGGTTCCGCTGCAAGGTCTTACTGCAAAAGCAGGGTGGGCAGCAGCCAAGGTCAATGCCTGAGCACCCAAGGCCCTGGCCAAGCCTTGTGCGCCATGAGCTCCCCACGGCCCTCACCTGCCCTCGTTggcctccagcccctccacctcGCTCATGGCTTCGCTCAGCTCCTCTCGCAGGCGCTGGATCTCCACCAGCAGCTCCTGCTTGCGCCGGCGGATGTTCTCGAGCTCCATGCGCTCCTCTGGAGTCAAGTCTGGGGGCTCTAGGGGTCAGGATCAGGAAATGAGATCTGGGGGCCAGGACTGCTGCATCCTGGATTCCTGTACTCAAGAGCAACGGCTACTAGAAACCTTAGGGGAGAAGAAAGATCCTGAACCCCTTAGTCTGGGGGATGAATTTCTGGGCCCAGTACTCGGAAGGATGGAGCCCTGGCTTCATCATGGAAGTGGGGACCTAGATCTTGGGTATGATTTGGAATGAAACCAAGGCCTGGACCCATCACCGCAGTTGGGAACTTGTGGGTCTGAATTTTGGATGTCCTGGCTCCTTGGTTCCATTATAGTAGAATGGGAGGCTTGGATACTAAAAACATTTGGAAGGACACAGGGCCTTGGGCTCACGGCTCCATCATCTCAGGGGATCTAGGGCCCTGGATCCTGGGTGTATTTCTCGAAAGGGAGCAAGTCCCATCATCATGGCTGAGGTCCTGGGGTCCAGGACCCTGGGTGCATTTCTTGAAAAGACACCAAAACTCTGGTTCCTGGCTCCACCACGGTGGGGACCCTGGCATGGACCCTGGGTACATTTCTTGTAAGGGGGCCGGATCCCTGGCTCCATCATAGTGGGAGTTGGGGTCCTGGATCTTGGGTGCCTTTCTTGAAAAGGAACCTAGGCTCTGGCTCCTGGTTCCGTGGTCTGAATCTTGGGTGCACAGGGAAGACAAACTAAGGCAGCAAGTCCCTAGGTCCGGGACAGCAGGCAGGAAGGTTGTAAAGAACCTCAGCAAGAAAGCCAGGCCGCGGCTCGCGCCGGTGTactccccgccccgccccgccccgctctcgccgccccgccccgcccgccgCCGCCGGAAGAGGGCTCGGCCCAAACAAAGCCCCGGAATTCCCGGCTCTCGGCCGGGCCGGAAGCCGGTTCCACGCGCAGAAAAGCGCCTCGCAACCGCTCGCCCGTCCTGGGCTGAGCTTGGGAGCCACTCCGCCCGTCCGCCTCGCCCGGCCTACCGTAGACACCGTCCTCCATGGCGGCTAGGAAGGCCCGCGGGGAGTCCGGGGCGGTTCCGCCAGCTGGGCCTGCGTCCGCGTCGGCCCGCGGGCTCGAGTGAGCCCGCTCAAACGCCCCAGGAGCCACCGCCGCCTCCTCAGCGCCCGTCCTCAGCGCCGAAAAGACTCTCCCTTCACGGCCCAACCGCCCGGCCGGTGGGGCCCGCCCCTCGCTTTGATACCAC from Arvicola amphibius chromosome 12, mArvAmp1.2, whole genome shotgun sequence encodes the following:
- the Cyth2 gene encoding cytohesin-2, which encodes MEDGVYEPPDLTPEERMELENIRRRKQELLVEIQRLREELSEAMSEVEGLEANEGSKTLQRNRKMAMGRKKFNMDPKKGIQFLVEHELLQNTPEEIARFLYKGEGLNKTAIGDYLGEREELNLSVLHAFVDLHEFTDLNLVQALRQFLWSFRLPGEAQKIDRMMEAFAQRYCLCNPGVFQSTDTCYVLSFAVIMLNTSLHNPNVRDKPGLERFVAMNRGINEGGDLPEDLLRNLYDSIRNEPFKIPEDDGNDLTHTFFNPDREGWLLKLGGRVKTWKRRWFILTDNCLYYFEYTTDKEPRGIIPLENLSIREVDDPRKPNCFELYIPNNKGQLIKACKTEADGRVVEGNHMVYRISAPTQEEKDEWIKSIQAAVSVDPFYEMLAARKKRISVKKKQEQP